In a genomic window of Streptomyces sp. SJL17-4:
- a CDS encoding Lrp/AsnC family transcriptional regulator: protein MVSRSTEPRTGTGSSPTIDAVSLAIIEQLQEDGRRPYAAIGKAVGLSEAAVRQRVQKLLDQGVMQIVAVTDPLTVGFRRQAMVGINVEGDLDPVAEALTAMAECEYVVMTAGSFDLMVEVVCEDDDHLLDVINKRIRTLPGVRSTESFVYLKLKKQTYMWGTR from the coding sequence GTGGTCAGTCGAAGCACAGAACCCAGAACCGGAACCGGTTCGTCCCCGACGATCGACGCCGTCTCCCTGGCGATCATCGAACAGCTCCAGGAGGACGGTCGCCGTCCCTACGCGGCGATCGGCAAGGCCGTGGGCCTCTCCGAGGCAGCCGTGCGGCAGCGCGTCCAGAAGCTGCTCGATCAGGGCGTCATGCAGATCGTCGCCGTCACCGACCCGCTCACCGTGGGTTTCCGGCGGCAGGCGATGGTCGGCATCAACGTCGAGGGTGACCTGGATCCGGTTGCGGAAGCCCTGACGGCCATGGCCGAATGCGAGTACGTGGTGATGACCGCGGGCTCCTTCGACCTGATGGTGGAGGTCGTCTGTGAGGACGACGACCACCTGCTGGATGTGATCAACAAGCGCATCCGCACCCTCCCCGGCGTGCGCTCCACGGAGAGCTTCGTCTACCTCAAGCTCAAGAAGCAGACCTATATGTGGGGAACTCGATAA
- a CDS encoding spermidine/putrescine ABC transporter substrate-binding protein, which translates to MSRRSLLRGIGGAGAASLLAVGCGVPAAYVDEGDRAGRDLSAGDRTLDFANWPLYIDTDDEDARKRPTLDAFGKRTGISVRYTEEINDNDEFFGKISPSLMNRQETGRDLIVVSDWMAARFVRLGWAQEMNRATQPNVTEHLDPQLRSPAFDPGRLHSVPWQSGITGIAYNRRKLGRELRSTQELWADDLRGKVTLLSGLDEAFALLMMGRGVDVTRWTGDDFHALCEQVEGLVKTRHIRRFTGNDYIKDLSTGDVLACQAYSGDVIQLQADNPDIEFVVPEEGAELWAESLVIPNLAHHKANAEKLVDYYYEPEVAAELAAWVNYVCPVPAAQQVLADSGDEELVALAEDPLIFPDADMRGRLAIARDITARERQDFTKRWNAIVGL; encoded by the coding sequence ATGTCCCGCCGGTCCCTGCTGCGCGGCATCGGCGGTGCCGGGGCCGCGAGCCTGCTCGCCGTCGGATGCGGGGTCCCCGCCGCCTACGTGGACGAGGGCGACCGGGCCGGCCGCGACCTCTCCGCCGGGGACCGGACGCTCGACTTCGCCAACTGGCCGCTCTACATCGACACCGACGACGAGGACGCCAGGAAGCGCCCGACCCTCGACGCCTTCGGGAAGCGCACCGGGATCTCCGTCCGGTACACCGAGGAGATCAACGACAACGACGAGTTCTTCGGCAAGATCAGCCCGTCCCTGATGAACCGCCAGGAGACCGGCCGTGACCTGATCGTCGTCAGCGACTGGATGGCCGCCCGCTTCGTCCGCCTCGGCTGGGCCCAGGAGATGAACCGCGCCACCCAGCCGAACGTCACCGAGCACCTCGACCCGCAGCTCCGCTCGCCCGCCTTCGACCCGGGCCGGCTGCACAGCGTCCCCTGGCAGTCCGGGATCACCGGCATCGCGTACAACCGCCGGAAGCTGGGCCGGGAACTCCGCTCCACCCAGGAGCTGTGGGCCGACGACCTGCGCGGCAAGGTCACCCTGCTGTCCGGGCTCGACGAGGCCTTCGCGCTGCTCATGATGGGCCGGGGCGTCGACGTCACCCGATGGACCGGCGACGACTTCCACGCCCTGTGCGAGCAGGTCGAGGGCCTCGTGAAGACCCGGCACATCCGCCGCTTCACCGGCAACGACTACATCAAGGACCTGTCGACCGGCGACGTGCTGGCCTGCCAGGCCTACTCGGGCGATGTCATCCAGCTCCAGGCCGACAACCCGGACATCGAGTTCGTCGTGCCCGAGGAGGGCGCCGAACTGTGGGCCGAGTCCCTCGTGATCCCCAACCTCGCGCACCACAAGGCCAACGCCGAGAAGCTCGTCGACTACTACTACGAGCCCGAGGTGGCCGCCGAACTCGCCGCCTGGGTCAACTACGTCTGTCCCGTGCCGGCCGCGCAGCAGGTCCTCGCGGACTCCGGCGACGAGGAACTCGTGGCGCTCGCGGAGGACCCGCTGATCTTCCCGGACGCGGACATGCGCGGGCGGCTCGCGATCGCCCGGGACATCACCGCGCGGGAGCGGCAGGACTTCACGAAGAGGTGGAACGCGATCGTGGGGCTGTGA
- a CDS encoding aspartate aminotransferase family protein has product MGNSIIVTQDLSKTAYDHLWMHFTRMSSYENSPVPTIVRGEGTYIFDDKGKRYLDGLAGLFVVNAGHGRKELAEVAYKQAQELAFFPVWSYAHPKAVELAERLADYAPGDLNKVFFTTGGGEAVETAWKLAKQYFKLQGKHTKYKVISRAVAYHGTPQGALSITGLPALKAPFEPLVPGAHKVPNTNIYRAPIHGDDPEAFGRWAADQIEQQILFEGPETVAAVFLEPVQNAGGCFPPPPGYFQRVREICDQYDVLLVSDETICAFGRLGTMFACDKFGYVPDMITCAKGMTSGYSPIGACIVSDRIAEPFYKGDNTFLHGYTFGGHPVSSAVAIANLDIFDKEGLNQHVLDQEGNFFDTLKKLHDLPIVGDVRGNGFFYGIELVKDKVTKESFTDEETERVLYGFLSKALFENGLYCRADDRGDPVIQLAPPLIADQGTFDEIEGILRSVLTEAWTKL; this is encoded by the coding sequence GTGGGGAACTCGATAATCGTGACCCAGGACCTTTCCAAGACCGCGTACGACCACCTGTGGATGCACTTCACCCGCATGTCCTCGTACGAGAACTCGCCCGTTCCCACCATCGTGCGTGGTGAGGGCACCTACATCTTCGACGACAAGGGCAAGCGCTACCTCGACGGTCTCGCGGGTCTCTTCGTGGTCAACGCCGGACACGGCCGCAAGGAACTGGCCGAGGTCGCGTACAAGCAGGCCCAGGAGCTCGCGTTCTTCCCCGTGTGGTCGTACGCGCACCCCAAGGCCGTCGAGCTCGCCGAGCGTCTCGCCGACTACGCGCCGGGCGACCTGAACAAGGTCTTCTTCACCACCGGTGGCGGCGAGGCCGTCGAGACCGCGTGGAAGCTCGCCAAGCAGTACTTCAAGCTGCAGGGCAAGCACACCAAGTACAAGGTCATCTCGCGTGCGGTCGCCTACCACGGCACCCCGCAGGGCGCCCTGTCCATCACCGGCCTGCCGGCCCTCAAGGCCCCCTTCGAGCCGCTGGTCCCCGGCGCGCACAAGGTGCCGAACACCAACATCTACCGCGCCCCGATCCACGGCGACGACCCCGAGGCCTTCGGCCGCTGGGCCGCCGACCAGATCGAGCAGCAGATCCTCTTCGAGGGCCCCGAGACCGTCGCGGCCGTCTTCCTGGAGCCGGTGCAGAACGCCGGCGGCTGCTTCCCGCCGCCGCCCGGCTACTTCCAGCGCGTCCGCGAGATCTGCGACCAGTACGACGTGCTGCTCGTCTCCGACGAGACGATCTGCGCCTTCGGCCGCCTCGGCACGATGTTCGCCTGTGACAAGTTCGGCTACGTGCCGGACATGATCACCTGCGCCAAGGGCATGACCTCGGGCTACTCCCCGATCGGCGCCTGCATCGTCTCCGACCGCATCGCGGAGCCCTTCTACAAGGGCGACAACACCTTCCTCCACGGCTACACCTTCGGTGGCCACCCGGTGTCGTCGGCGGTCGCCATCGCCAACCTCGACATCTTCGACAAGGAAGGCCTGAACCAGCACGTCCTCGACCAGGAGGGCAACTTCTTCGACACCCTGAAGAAGCTGCACGACCTCCCGATCGTCGGCGACGTCCGCGGCAACGGCTTCTTCTACGGCATCGAGCTCGTCAAGGACAAGGTCACCAAGGAGTCCTTCACGGACGAGGAGACCGAGCGCGTCCTCTACGGCTTCCTCTCGAAGGCGCTCTTCGAGAACGGTCTGTACTGCCGTGCCGACGACCGTGGCGACCCGGTCATCCAGCTCGCCCCGCCGCTGATCGCCGACCAGGGCACCTTCGACGAGATCGAAGGCATCCTGCGCTCGGTGCTCACCGAGGCCTGGACCAAGCTCTAG
- a CDS encoding ATP-binding cassette domain-containing protein, whose translation MAPPDNDVLWARSLHCALGGSDALSGVSLGVREGEILALVGPRGSGKTTLMRCLSGQLLAQQGEVWFNSSPVHTLGPTDRERLRRDRFGWIDPEPGLVPELTGWENVALPLLLRGASHRVAKTAAAEWLERLDIGACARKRPHALTHAQRQRIAIARALVTTPSVLFADEPTAILHRADGAQVLRTLTAAARSHGITVLLATHDAEVAALADRMVALLDGRRVGTVPPASGAEGVAACSLSV comes from the coding sequence ATGGCCCCACCGGACAACGACGTGCTCTGGGCGCGTTCCCTGCACTGCGCCCTGGGCGGTTCGGACGCCCTCAGCGGCGTCTCACTCGGCGTCCGCGAGGGCGAGATCCTCGCCCTCGTCGGCCCGCGCGGCAGCGGCAAGACCACCCTCATGCGGTGCCTGTCCGGCCAGCTCCTCGCCCAGCAGGGCGAGGTCTGGTTCAACAGCAGCCCCGTGCACACCCTGGGACCCACCGACCGCGAACGGCTCCGGCGCGACCGCTTCGGCTGGATCGACCCCGAGCCCGGTCTCGTGCCCGAGCTCACCGGCTGGGAGAACGTGGCCCTGCCCCTGCTCCTCCGCGGCGCCTCCCACCGGGTCGCGAAGACCGCCGCCGCGGAGTGGCTGGAGCGCCTCGACATCGGCGCCTGCGCCCGCAAGCGGCCGCACGCCCTCACCCACGCACAGCGCCAGCGCATCGCCATCGCCCGCGCGCTGGTCACCACCCCGTCGGTGCTGTTCGCCGACGAACCCACCGCGATCCTGCACCGGGCCGACGGCGCCCAGGTCCTGCGCACCCTGACCGCCGCCGCCCGCTCGCACGGCATCACCGTGCTCCTCGCCACCCATGACGCCGAGGTCGCGGCGCTCGCCGACCGCATGGTCGCGCTCCTCGACGGACGCCGGGTCGGCACCGTACCCCCGGCGTCAGGGGCGGAGGGCGTCGCGGCGTGCTCGCTCTCCGTCTAG
- a CDS encoding gamma-aminobutyraldehyde dehydrogenase, with product MTTELRRLRNYINGEFRDAADGRTIEVVNPATGEVYATSPLSGQADVDAAMEAAAAAFPAWRDTTPAERQKVLLKIADAFEERAEDLIAAEVQNTGKPVALTASEEIPPMVDQIRFFAGAARMLEGRSAGEYMEGMTSIIRREPVGVCAQVAPWNYPMMMAVWKFAPALAAGNTVVLKPSDTTPASTVLMAEIIGQIVPKGVFNVVCGDRETGKAMVEHPTPAMASITGSVRAGMQVAESAAKDVKRVHLELGGKAPVVVFEDTDIDKAVEDISVAGFFNAGQDCTAATRVLVHESIHDEFVAALAKAASETKTGQPDDEDVLYGPLNNANQLKQVTGFIDRLPAHAKVQAGGHRVGDKGYFYAPTVVSGLKQDDEIVQNEVFGPVITVQSFADEAQALEFANGVEYALASSVWTKDHARAMRMSKSLDFGCVWINTHIPLVAEMPHGGFKKSGYGKDLSAYGFEDYTRIKHVMTSLG from the coding sequence GTGACCACCGAGCTGCGCCGGCTGCGTAACTACATCAACGGGGAGTTCCGCGACGCGGCCGACGGCCGCACCATCGAGGTGGTCAACCCGGCCACCGGCGAGGTGTACGCCACCTCCCCGCTCTCTGGCCAGGCTGACGTCGACGCCGCGATGGAGGCCGCCGCGGCCGCCTTCCCCGCCTGGCGTGACACCACCCCGGCCGAGCGCCAGAAGGTGCTCCTCAAGATCGCCGACGCCTTCGAGGAGCGCGCCGAGGACCTGATCGCCGCCGAGGTCCAGAACACCGGAAAGCCCGTCGCCCTCACGGCGAGCGAAGAGATCCCGCCGATGGTGGACCAGATCCGCTTCTTCGCCGGTGCCGCCCGGATGCTCGAGGGCCGCTCGGCCGGCGAGTACATGGAGGGCATGACCTCCATCATCCGCCGCGAGCCCGTGGGCGTCTGTGCCCAGGTCGCGCCGTGGAACTACCCGATGATGATGGCCGTGTGGAAGTTCGCCCCGGCGCTCGCCGCGGGCAACACCGTCGTCCTCAAGCCCTCGGACACGACCCCCGCGTCGACCGTCCTGATGGCGGAGATCATCGGCCAGATCGTCCCCAAGGGCGTCTTCAACGTCGTCTGCGGCGACCGCGAGACGGGCAAGGCGATGGTCGAGCACCCGACCCCCGCCATGGCCTCCATCACCGGCTCCGTACGTGCCGGCATGCAGGTCGCCGAGTCGGCGGCCAAGGACGTCAAGCGCGTCCACCTGGAGCTGGGCGGCAAGGCCCCGGTCGTGGTCTTCGAGGACACCGACATCGACAAGGCCGTCGAGGACATCTCCGTCGCCGGCTTCTTCAACGCCGGCCAGGACTGCACGGCCGCCACCCGCGTCCTCGTGCACGAGTCCATCCACGACGAGTTCGTGGCCGCGCTCGCCAAGGCCGCCTCCGAGACCAAGACCGGTCAGCCGGACGACGAGGACGTGCTCTACGGCCCGCTCAACAACGCCAACCAGCTGAAGCAGGTCACCGGCTTCATCGACCGCCTCCCGGCGCACGCCAAGGTCCAGGCCGGCGGCCACCGGGTCGGCGACAAGGGCTACTTCTACGCCCCGACCGTCGTCTCCGGCCTCAAGCAGGACGACGAGATCGTGCAGAACGAGGTGTTCGGCCCGGTCATCACCGTCCAGTCCTTCGCGGACGAGGCGCAGGCCCTGGAGTTCGCGAACGGCGTCGAGTACGCTCTCGCCTCCTCCGTCTGGACCAAGGACCACGCGCGCGCGATGCGCATGTCCAAGTCGCTCGACTTCGGCTGCGTGTGGATCAACACCCACATCCCGCTGGTCGCCGAGATGCCCCACGGCGGCTTCAAGAAGTCCGGCTACGGCAAGGACCTCTCCGCCTACGGCTTCGAGGACTACACGCGCATCAAGCACGTCATGACCTCCCTGGGCTGA